In Bicyclus anynana chromosome 13, ilBicAnyn1.1, whole genome shotgun sequence, a genomic segment contains:
- the LOC112052787 gene encoding structural maintenance of chromosomes protein 3, which produces MHIKQVIIQGFKSYREQIVVEPFDRRHNVVVGRNGSGKSNFFHAIQFVLSDEFSHLRPEQRLALLHEGTGPRVISAFVEIIFDNSDNRIPIEKDEIFLRRVIGTKKDQFFLNKKVVPRSEVLNLLESAGLSNSNPYYIVKQGKINQMAVAPDSQRLKLLREVAGTRVYDERREESVTILKETVGKVEKINDFLQTIEERLKTLEEEKEELKEYQKWDRARRVLEFIIHDTEHRENKRKLEDLEKMRANSGKEQQHYADMVREAQDHVRESNKKLKDARKDVAAAREEKDILSTEQQQLVREKTKLELAIKDLTDDVDGDNKSKERAEAELDRLRQQISEKERELEELKPKYEEMKAREEECTRALNLNQQKRQELYAKQGRGTQFTSKQDRDRWIEKELKSLSKQIKDKKDHEAKLREDLRRDGVKLTELEKRIEETTKEMERQRVAIDEHNKQYYECKKRKDQEQSARNELWRKETTLTQNLSSLKEDLAKADQALRSMAGKPILNGRDSVRKVLETFQERGGEWARIATQYYGPVIENFTCDKTIYTAVEVTAGNRLFHHIVESDTVGTKILKEMNRQSLPGEVTFMPLNRLQVRDMTYPNDNNAIAMVQKLKYDQKYAKAMKYIFGKTLICRNLECATELGKQFHLDCVTLEGDQVSSKGSLTGGYFNQSRSRLEMQKTRSELMEQITTLEEELSTLRQELNKTETSINTIVSEMQRTETKQGKAKDIFDKVKADIRLMKEELASIERFRGPKERSLAQCRSSLEAMQATKEGLESELHQELMEQLSTADQGKVDELNDAIRRLTQENKEAFSQRMNLEATKNKLENLLTNNLIRRKDELVQALQEISVEDRKRRLSNSKSDLAAAEKRIRQINKELEEVERKVQAAVKNEKALKLELDKWRNKEKEAQDKMEEDAKGLEKMASKEVLLQEKIQESLDKIAALGTLPNAPELHSKYQKMSLKQLFKELEKANQHLKKYNHVNKKALDQFISFSEQKEKLYKRKEELDIGGEKIRELIETLEHRKLEAIQFTFKQVSKNFTDVFKQLVPQGRGSLIMRSGPEEQDINPDRANADPFTGVGIKVSFTGGDGDMREMNQLSGGQKSLVALALIFAIQKCDPAPFYLFDEIDQALDAQHRKAIANMIHELSSSAQFITTTFRPELLEHAHKFYGVKFRNKVSHVECVTIDEARDFVEDSATHA; this is translated from the exons atgcacataaaacag GTGATAATTCAGGGTTTTAAGAGTTATCGCGAACAAATTGTTGTAGAGCCCTTTGACAGACGGCACAATGTGGTGGTTGGGCGTAATGGTTCCGGAAAAAGTAACTTTTTCCATG CCATCCAGTTTGTACTCAGCGATGAGTTTTCTCACCTCCGGCCAGAACAGAGGCTGGCCTTGTTGCACGAGGGCACTGGGCCGAGGGTGATTTCAGCATTCGTTGAGATCATATTTGACAACTCTGATAACAGAATTCCG ATTGAGAAAGATGAGATATTCCTGCGTCGAGTGATTGGCACGAAGAAGGACCAGTTCTTCCTCAACAAGAAGGTGGTGCCTCGCTCCGAGGTGTTGAACCTTCTGGAAAGTGCTGGCCTGTCCAACTCCAATCCTTACTACATTGTCAAACAAGGAAAA aTCAACCAAATGGCAGTAGCACCAGACTCGCAGAGATTGAAGTTACTCAGAGAGGTAGCTGGGACCCGGGTCTATGATGAACGAAGGGAAGAATCTGTTACTATTCTCAAGGAAACTGTTGGCAAG GTGGAGAAAATAAACGACTTCCTCCAAACGATAGAAGAGCGCCTTAAAACtctagaagaagaaaaagaagagttGAAAgagtatcagaagtgggatcgcGCGAGACGTGTGCTGGAGTTCATCATACACGACACGGAGCACAGGGAGAATAAGAGGAAACTTGAAGAC ttgGAAAAAATGCGCGCTAATAGCGGCAAAGAGCAACAACATTACGCCGACATGGTGCGCGAGGCGCAGGACCACGTGCGCGAGTCCAATAA AAAGCTAAAAGACGCCCGCAAAGACGTGGCGGCGGCGCGCGAAGAGAAAGACATTCTTTCCACTGAACAGCAGCAGTTGGTGCGAGAGAAGACTAAACTAGAGCTGGCTATCAAGGATCTCACAGACGACGTCGACGGCGATAACAAGTCTAAG GAACGCGCCGAAGCGGAACTCGACCGTTTGCGCCAACAAATATCTGAAAAGGAACGCGAGTTGGAGGAACTGAAGCCGAAGTACGAAGAGATGAAGGCGCGAGAGGAGGAGTGCACGCGCGCACTCAACCTCAACCAGCAGAAGCGGCAGGAGTTGTACGCCAAGCAGGGCCGCGGCACGCAGTTCACCTCCAAACAGGACAGAGACCGCTGGATAGAGAAGGAGCTCAA GTCGCTAAGCAAACAGATAAAGGACAAGAAAGACCACGAAGCGAAGTTGCGCGAAGACCTGCGTCGCGACGGCGTCAAACTGACGGAACTGGAGAAACGTATTGAGGAGACAACCAAAGAGATGGAGAGGCAGAGAGTGGCCATCGACGAGCACAACAAGCAGTACTACGAGTGCAAGAAACGGAAGGATCAGGAGCAGAGTGCTAGGAA cGAGTTGTGGCGCAAAGAGACAACGTTGACACAGAATTTGTCGTCGCTCAAGGAAGACCTGGCCAAGGCCGACCAAGCTTTACGTTCTATGGCTGGAAAg CCCATTCTCAACGGCAGAGACAGTGTACGCAAAGTACTAGAAACATTCCAGGAGAGAGGCGGCGAGTGGGCCCGCATAGCCACCCAGTACTACGGGCCTGTCATCGAGAACTTCACCTGCGACAAGACCATATATACAGCTGTTGAG GTGACGGCAGGCAACCGTCTCTTCCACCACATAGTGGAGTCGGACACAGTGGGCACGAAGATCCTGAAGGAAATGAACAGGCAGAGCCTTCCGGGGGAGGTCACCTTCATGCCTCTTAACCGACTTCAAGTTCGAGATATGACATATCCCAATGATAAT aatGCAATAGCCATGGTACAAAAGCTGAAGTACGATCAGAAGTATGCCAAAGCGATGAAGTATATCTTCGGCAAGACCCTCATCTGCAGGAACTTGGAGTGTGCCACGGAGCTGGGAAAACAGTTCCACCTTGATTGCGTCACTTTGGAGGGAGACCAG GTATCCTCAAAAGGCTCTCTCACCGGCGGCTACTTCAACCAGTCCCGCTCTCGGCTGGAGATGCAGAAGACTCGCTCGGAGCTGATGGAGCAGATCACCACCCTGGAGGAGGAGCTCAGCACTCTGCGCCAGGAGCTCAACAAGACTGAGACCAGCATCAACACCATCGTGTCGGAAATGCAGCGGACTGAGACTAAACAAGGGAAGGCCAA GGATATTTTTGACAAAGTGAAAGCAGACATCCGTCTGATGAAGGAGGAACTTGCGTCCATCGAGAGGTTCCGCGGGCCCAAGGAGCGCTCGCTGGCGCAGTGTCGCTCCAGTCTGGAAGCCATGCAGGCCACCAAGGAGGGCCTGGAGTCTGAGCTGCATCAG GAACTGATGGAGCAACTGTCAACTGCGGACCAAGGCAAGGTGGACGAGCTGAACGACGCGATACGGAGACTTACTCAGGAGAATAAGGAGGCTTTCAGCCAGAGAATGAACCTCGAGGCGACTAAGAACAAGCTGGAAAACTTGCTCACAAATAATTTGATACG ACGTAAAGACGAATTGGTGCAAGCCCTTCAAGAGATCTCGGTAGAAGATCGCAAGAGACGCCTCAGCAACAGCAAGTCGGACTTAGCCGCCGCGGAGAAGAGAATACGGCAGATCAACAAAGAGTTGGAGGAAGTCGAAAGGAAAGTGCAAGCTGCTGTCAAAAATGAGAAAGCACTCAAACTGGAGCTCGACAAATGGAGGAACAAA GAAAAAGAAGCCCAAGATAAGATGGAGGAAGACGCCAAGGGTCTGGAGAAGATGGCGTCCAAGGAAGTGCTGCTGCAGGAGAAGATACAGGAGTCGCTGGACAAGATCGCGGCGCTGGGCACGCTGCCTAACGCGCCGGAGCTGCACTCCAAGTACCAGAAGATGTCCTTGAAACAG TTATTCAAAGAGCTAGAGAAGGCCAACCAGCATCTGAAGAAGTACAACCATGTCAATAAGAAGGCCCTCGACCAGTTCATAAGCTTCTCTGAACAGAAGGAGAAATTGTACAAGAGGAAAGAAGAACTCGATATTGG AGGCGAGAAAATTCGCGAACTAATCGAAACGCTGGAGCACAGGAAGCTAGAAGCCATACAGTTCACGTTCAAGCAAGTGAGCAAGAACTTCACCGACGTGTTCAAGCAGCTGGTGCCCCAGGGACGAGGCAGCCTCATCATGAGATCGGGCCCCGAAGAACAAGATATCAACCCTGAT CGCGCCAACGCGGATCCATTCACGGGCGTGGGCATCAAGGTGTCGTTCACGGGCGGCGACGGCGACATGCGCGAGATGAACCAGCTGTCCGGCGGGCAGAAGTCGCTGGTCGCGCTGGCGCTCATCTTCGCCATACAGAAGTGCGACCCCGCGCCCTTCTATTTGTTCGACGAGATCGATCAG GCGTTAGACGCTCAGCACCGCAAGGCGATCGCGAACATGATCCACGAGCTGAGCAGCTCGGCGCAGTTCATCACCACCACGTTCCGGCCCGAGCTGCTGGAGCACGCGCACAAGTTCTACGGCGTCAAGTTCCGCAACAAGGTGTCGCACGTCGAGTGCGTCACCATCGACGAGGCGCGCGACTTTGTGGAGGACAGCGCGACGCACGCGTAG
- the LOC128198636 gene encoding lipase 3-like, with amino-acid sequence MYAIQLFLKTITYLVLISKICDGFIEVKDIKNSVDSSENNETNLNVTQLAKYHGYNIETHKVITDDGYILSVHRIPSRKPIKNTSVVFLMHGILDCADSWLLQGPNKALAYTLVDKGYDVWMGNARGNKYSSTHAFLDTGATEYWKFSWEEIGFYDLPAMIDYVLAKTEKESLYYVGHSQGTTAFFAMLALKPEYNPKVNMMFALAPITWISNAKSPIFNLFTPAYGIFKYFTSNLNNYSTNVDIFKNIPKLLCKFLPIGCDNVLQWIIGNDYKFINVELLPVIYGHMSSGSSLMQFIHYGQMFQSGRFCRFDYGETDNLAKYGAITPPEYDLNRVTVPVVLFYSTNDWLSDLEDVKQLFAKLPNVYDSYNINRFNHVDYMFADVAKVLIYSVIIKKIEEFEFTIDEL; translated from the coding sequence ATGTACGCgattcagttatttttaaaaacaataacttatttagttcttatatcaaaaatatgtgACGGATTCATTGAGGTGAAAGATATAAAAAACTCAGTGGATTCaagtgaaaataatgaaacaaatttAAATGTAACACAGTTAGCGAAATATCATGGATATAACATAGAAACACATAAAGTTATAACAGATGATGggtatattttgtctgtgcacAGGATACCAAGTAGGAAACCTATCAAAAATACATCTGTGGTATTTTTAATGCATGGAATTTTGGATTGTGCAGATAGTTGGCTTTTACAAGGACCGAATAAAGCCTTGGCATATACATTAGTTGATAAAGGATACGACGTTTGGATGGGAAACGCTAGAGGGAACAAATATTCTTCTACCCATGCATTTTTAGACACAGGGGCTACAGAATATTGGAAGTTTTCTTGGGAAGAAATTGGTTTTTACGATTTGCCAGCAATGATTGACTACGTTTTGGCAAAAACTGAGAAAGAAAGTCTATATTATGTTGGACATTCACAAGGAACTACAGCTTTCTTTGCAATGCTTGCTCTCAAACCTGAATACAACCCTAAAGTCAATATGATGTTCGCTTTAGCGCCTATTACTTGGATAAGTAACGCCAAAAGCCCTATCTTCAATCTATTCACCCCCGCATatggaatttttaaatatttcacatCAAATCTCAATAATTATTCGACAAATgtggatatttttaaaaacattcccAAATTGTTGTGCAAATTCCTGCCAATTGGATGTGATAATGTCTTGCAATGGATAATAGGCAACGATTACAAGTTTATAAATGTGGAATTACTACCAGTTATATATGGACACATGTCTAGTGGATCATCTTTAATGCAGTTTATACATTACGGCCAGATGTTTCAATCTGGAAGATTTTGTCGTTTCGATTATGGTGAAACTGACAATTTGGCCAAATATGGAGCGATTACACCACCAGAATATGACCTTAACAGAGTTACTGTTCCTGTAGTGCTCTTTTATAGCACCAACGATTGGTTGTCCGATTTGGAGGATGTTAAACAACTCTTTGCAAAGTTACCAAATGTTTATGACAGTTATAACATAAATAGGTTCAATCACGTTGATTATATGTTTGCTGATGTTGCCAAAGTACTAATATACTCAGTTATTATAAAGAAGATAGAAGAATTTGAGTTCACAATAGACGAATTATAG
- the LOC128198682 gene encoding uncharacterized protein LOC128198682 has product MESVLTPPSAFYFDKNASDAGSIHEKWIKWKRSYEIYNKACEISNKSVEIQANILLHVVGEQCREVLDRWPEKCTTVEYIWKKLDEQFQTKKNLTVERHKFFIRDQRDNESIEQYVFELSKLAQNCEFRDLQEELIKDRLVCGVTSAAIRERLLREEDLTLKKALDICRAAVASRTYSENIKPEREETYHTHQIKQTQNDVLQIRSKMTSSRGRTRSEVRDAAEHRRSEDRGAGSRGPRAAVLPPRARPLAAGASQRSAAPGATKLCGYCGCVHKKFECPAYGQKCNRCFRKNHFSRVCGVNYIENSDDEDSQASG; this is encoded by the exons ATGGAAAGTGTCCTGACACCGCCGTCCgcgttttattttgataagaatgCTTCTGATGCTGGGAGTATACATGAAAAATGGATTAAGTGGAAGAGAAGTTATGAAATATACAACAAAGCGTGTGAAATAAGTAATAAGTCTGTGGAGATTCAAGCGAACATATTATTGCATGTTGTGGGTGAACAGTGTCGAGAAGTGTTAGATCGATGGCCTGAGAAATGTACGACTGTCGAATATATATGGAAAAAGTTAGATGAACAGtttcaaacaaagaaaaatttgaCGGTCGAACGTCACAAGTTTTTTATTCGAGATCAACGTGATAACGAGTCAATTGAGCAGTATGTGTTCGAGTTAAGTAAACTAGCTCAAAATTGTGAGTTTCGAGATTTGCAAGAGGAATTAATTAAAGATAGACTGGTGTGTGGCGTGACGAGTGCCGCCATTCGGGAACGTTTGCTCAGAGAGGAGGATTTGACGCTTAAGAAAGCCTTGGATATTTGCCGCGCAGCTGTTGCATCTCGCACCTATTCGGAGAATATAAAGCCTGAAAGAGAAGAAACTTATCATACTCATCAAATAAAGCAGACGCAGAATGATGTTTTACAAATAAGATCGAAAATGACGTCATCGCGAGGCCGAACACGAAGCGAGGTACGTGACGCGGCGGAGCATCGGCGGAGCGAGGACCGCGGCGCGGGGTCGCGGGGCCCGCGCGCTGCTGTgctgccgccgcgcgcgcgcccccTGGCGGCCGGCGCTAGCCAGCGAAGCGCCGCGCCGGGCGCGACCAAACTGTGCGGTTACTGTGGTTGTGTTCATAAAAAGTTTGAATGTCCGGCGTATGGACAGAAGTGTAATCGGTGCTTtcgaaaaaatcatttttctcGCGTATGTGGAGTGAATTATATTGAGAACTCGGATGATGAG GATAGTCAGGCGTCCGGTTAG